Within Planococcus citri chromosome 2, ihPlaCitr1.1, whole genome shotgun sequence, the genomic segment aaatttgttttcctctttAAACAATTaagataatattttcaaatgtttaggtatcaaacttttaaacactaaaacagaaatttcaattctgaaaaattggccaacatagttgtagatgcaaattttgagcatcaaaatcaacatctacatgtcgagatggtatgttgaggtatcagaaataacgaaaaaatttcagaaattttcattaacccaACTTCtttacggacagaagattcctactaaataactaattggtcacttttccatcattaggtaggtatgttgaaaaaaaacgtagtcgatgcaAATGTCAACGTCGACGTCGTCGATAATTGTTGTGCTGGACTACCTACTggtttgaacaaaatttaaaatttaatgttgactttctgatttctgttttttgcttGTCATTTCTCACCATTCGGCTTTACAGCggtgattttggtctcattcgctttttctgcgaaaaaggaataagaaaaatgtctttccaaaaattttgtggcaTTATCAGGTGAGTAAGGGGGGGGGTCGGATTTAAGGAGGGGCGATATTTGGTACCCTTACCCTTAGTTATGGTAGgaatagaattttgattttgactaCAACATGATTTATTAGGTGGGacttctcagaaaaaaattaatgtggctgaatgaatttttataagtACATTTTAAAAGTTATACTTTatgggtaggtagtaggtatgtattgtAGTGTAATATAGtgcaaaaaagaaatttgaacttCTCAGGACCTCTTTATGATCTCGCCACCATTATGATTGGAATTCTGTATTGACTCAGTTGCTAAATCTTTTTCCATAATATCTGTGAAGTCCTTGTACCTGAAGAAAAACAATGTGTAACTTATATTTTCactgtgtaggtaggtaggtaggtaggtaggtacctactatttcataatgaaatcaattttagtgAATAGGTCTTTTAATACTtacatttcattcaattcgacAAATTGTGATGACGTAGCACCTTGCGTAGCACTGATTTGCGACGGATTTTCACGATTGTGTGTGTTTTCAACAGCGGATTCGTTATTAGAAGCAACATGATTGGACAGATTAGAATTCGGTTCATTTCGGTGACTGGTATTTTCTTCGGTGATGTGAGCCTTTTCTGCTACTGCGTAACCCAttccgaatgaaaaatttgaagacgCTACAACGTTTGACGATGAAATTCcattgttggaaaatgaaactgATTTGTTATGATTGTCATCATGATTTGCGAGGCGTTGTTGCGACGATGATGCGATCGGAAGTACTGCACGGTTATCGTTTTCTCCCACTGTGTTGTTACTCATTGATGCGGTTctgttttcaccaaaattggaTACTAATTTTTCTCGTCCTTTGTTTAACCACAACCCGTCGTTCTCGTCAACGctgccattttttttcgatacagAGTCTTCTTTCGTCATTTCATCGTGCAGAATTTTAATCGCCACgcataaaacatttttttcttttttggctgCCAAATCTTTTTCTTTGAATCCAGCTATAGTGGTTTCGAGCTCCATTATTTTATTGTTGGCATTttctaaagttgattttaaagcATCGCGTTCCATTTTCATCTCTCTCCATTTTGAATAACATGAACGTAGTCGATGCAATACATTACTGTAACTGAAATGATATAAACTTGTTGTTATAGGCTATCAATTTGAagttaaaacaaaaatcaactAGGTAGGTGCGCCTATTTCGTTTCCAATAAAAATAGggaagaattttttggatagCTCAAAAACAAAATGCTTCCCCCTCTAAAAGGGCAAAATCAGCTGTTGACTGAAGTTGAGTCGAAAATGGTCAAAAGTACAAGAGTCGATCACTGCTTAATTCTGATGTAAAAACATTTCATATAGATTGTCGACCTCCCACTCCTCTTCTGGAGATATGCCCTCTCTCAATACTGAAACTTGAATCATTCAATTTAGCAAGGGGAAGGGGATCGAAATttctttgcaaattttgaaaatacacgaTTTTTGGAGACTTCATTTTTGTGACCATATTTCTgtcaatttcagatttctataaattttcataGTAACtcaaggaaaaaaatgcaaaacatcGTGTTTTCTTAAGTTACTCGTCGTATTTTACGTCCACAATAATACAGAAGTAGCTACTCCTACTCgtaaaagtcaaaaatcaaaatgtactAGTTAAAAAAACTTAGCACAGTCACAGTTTTagaggaaaattaaaaaatctgacgAATTGGAAAAAGTAAAGCAAGAAGTACTTATGCTAGATGGTAAATTAATACATAGTAAAAAACTATAGCGTAATTCCACTCACCTCAGATCTTCAAGTTCCATCTTAAGCCAATAAATTTaagatttaataaaataataatatacgaGGTATTCCAACTTTGCTGGTGAATGTCGCGATATATGTACTTGGTGCAGATAAGAGATAAttggaatattttaaaaacaaaatgaaatgctGAAAGAATTTAGTTTTAGGAAACAAAGAAAACGTTTTCACAGGTTGTGCATGTGAACAAGGGAACATCGAGATGAGAAATTCCCTGCCCCGATGGAAGTAGTCACGACAGACTTTCACGAGGATAATGTCGTGTTTCTCAGGCTCGTGTAGGACAAGAGTCAAACGCAAAATGAGTAACCCCACCTATGTATTCACGGGAGGGAGATAAGTGTACCtaatgtttgatttttaaagtttgcattaaaaattcaaatttcaaaaattcaaaatgatttaaaaaaatgaaactacctACCATcttgtagaaaaattaatttcaaacaaaaaaggttATTACCACTTCCTGCCTATCTTCAATTGTGCGTGCACTATATTtcactaatttaaaaaatgtcacgcaaaaagtacatttttttgcctttttttttcgtctgtgGCTTGCATatcataatttaatttcaaaaataccacaaaaatgAGGTAACCATGGAgaaggaaatttaaattttcttctaaaaaaaacaagacagtattctgaaaaattttgctaGGTATCTTCAAAACTGAACGAGATACATCGATTTGAGTTTTAAAAGAcagaagctaaaaaaaaaattcattttcatttatttttttattttttatatcgacGTATTGTACCTATCAGTATTTCAttcagttttgatttcaaagatGTGTAATTAATGCAgaatatttgccaagaaaaaattttcaaaacacaaatttatccaaGAATAAGcgatttgcgaatttttaaCAGCTGAGTAGAACGCTAGAAGTGCTATTGGATTTTGACGgggcaatagcatagatcgacgcagaatctcaaatacgattttttggtaaatgccCTCTCTTCGAGGGCCTAAAGCTCTCCTTCAGAGGCACCTCCacagctaaaaaaattgatggataACTTTCAAcccaaaatgaaggtttctgcCGAATTGGGTCAAAATCCGCACCCTTGTATCTAAAATCAAACAACTACATCCTGGAAACTAGACCTAAAAACCTAAAACATACTCTCACAATCAGGTAGGCTAACGTAAGTGCAAACGAAACTCAAAGTGTTCTAAACGTTCCTTTattagtaaataaaaattagataAGAAAATGGTCAATGACGATAAAAATAAAGTTATCTATTTATTAATCTGAGTGGGTTTTTGACGAGCTACAGTATTCATGTTCATTTCAACGATAATCAAGTAAATTAATCATCACGTTTGTCGGTGAAAAAGCTGTTTAATAGTTTGTTTGAAAAAGGATCACTTTTCttgatgaaatgttgattttgcGTAGCAGTGATCGGATCGGCCAGGGTCACAGAAATAGCTGGGAAATGAATTtcggcgaattttcaaaatcggagAATCGAACTCTTCACTGGACTGGATAACCTCCGTACTATCGAGCTTCTGCGTTTTTCTGGGTATTGCAAGTTCACTGCGATAGGTATttcaattgaattaaaaaattgcagtgaataataaatataggtatgtataaaaaCGCCGAGAGAAGAAGGAGTTTTTGTGTTTCATCAAACAACTTAGCTACCTGGCTTGATCACCGTTGAAATTGGAATCCTGTTCAAATAAACCGTTTTCAACATCCGCAAGCTTTTTGTTACtgtaatcaaaaaagtaaactCAATTGATTATGTATTTGTTACAGCTGAATTGAAAAGTTAAAAGCTTATGTACGTATGTATACGTAAGTATATCTAAGTAAGTATTCAATGTTTCATGAAAGTCATCTGATGATTCACAAATTATAAATGGATATCTATAcattattggtaggtacctaaccagTAAAGACAGgtaaggtaagtaggtactcacaAAGTTTGAAAGCTATCAAACGCTATTGGTGTATTAATGATTTGTGACTGATCTCCAGCAGGATTCCCTGCGGTTCCAGTCATCAATTCTTTATTGGAACCAACAACATTATCACTTTCATTATCACTGGATGAAAAAGAATTGGATTTATTTCGTATACTGCCAATGAAGATTTCTTCAGAGGTGAGGGCTGCTTTGGTTATGGAATGACCACTTTGAATT encodes:
- the LOC135835669 gene encoding uncharacterized protein LOC135835669, giving the protein MELEDLSYSNVLHRLRSCYSKWREMKMERDALKSTLENANNKIMELETTIAGFKEKDLAAKKEKNVLCVAIKILHDEMTKEDSVSKKNGSVDENDGLWLNKGREKLVSNFGENRTASMSNNTVGENDNRAVLPIASSSQQRLANHDDNHNKSVSFSNNGISSSNVVASSNFSFGMGYAVAEKAHITEENTSHRNEPNSNLSNHVASNNESAVENTHNRENPSQISATQGATSSQFVELNEMYKDFTDIMEKDLATESIQNSNHNGGEIIKRKVELAKNGNNSSVAASTASINSIPFMSTMIPQNSTPHEINTSNFKKPRKLIYQNINEPISNSMYTCYPGGGRRPSTAYVIAGATPAQLGPRMLYAVQINPTTVAQSTSLQEIRPPPYNRHLYYTNQNPSLQEIRPQSINRDISIARIINQ